A single genomic interval of Cyanobacterium stanieri LEGE 03274 harbors:
- a CDS encoding MFS transporter: MSNSNFYSFIILWMGQGFSLIGSRMTTFALIFWTWGATSQASSLSLLWFFQQLPQILVAPLAGFLVDRCDRKFLMMLGDTVAVLSTLFLLFRELNQQLTIIDLYITTFINSFFGGIQELAYTTTVPLMVASHQYNRANSLEFLAGYGSRIIAPALAGILYPLIHFQGILIVDIITFFIAFLILIKVKIPKKKIINQVQNFPNLRYQITSSYKYIKHNHNLINLLVIVCIFQFFHDVGDAIYAPMILARSNNNEFIYAQIATFAGLGGVLGSLIITTWGGFSRPFLGIVMAMMGAGISKIIFGVGNTAFIWTVAQFFSSLNFPMLGSSQKTVWLKKIPVDIQGKILAFEGMCVLICSLIAYLLGGFLADYIFEPLMMTNNIFSPIFGTSKGAGMSFLYVLCAMGMFLVGLWGYKIFCKID, translated from the coding sequence ATGAGCAATAGTAATTTTTATTCTTTTATTATTTTATGGATGGGGCAGGGATTCTCCTTGATTGGTAGTCGCATGACTACTTTTGCCCTCATTTTTTGGACTTGGGGGGCGACTTCTCAGGCTAGTAGCTTATCTTTGTTATGGTTTTTTCAACAGTTACCCCAAATTTTGGTTGCTCCTTTAGCTGGTTTTTTGGTGGATAGGTGCGATCGTAAATTCTTGATGATGTTGGGTGATACCGTAGCGGTATTAAGTACATTATTTTTATTATTCAGGGAATTAAATCAACAGTTAACAATAATCGATTTATATATCACTACTTTTATCAACTCTTTTTTTGGTGGTATTCAAGAATTAGCTTATACTACCACCGTTCCTTTAATGGTCGCATCTCATCAATATAACCGAGCCAATAGTTTAGAATTTTTAGCAGGTTATGGCTCTCGTATTATTGCTCCCGCTTTGGCTGGAATTTTATATCCATTGATTCATTTTCAGGGTATTTTAATAGTAGATATTATTACTTTTTTTATTGCTTTTTTAATACTTATAAAAGTAAAAATTCCTAAGAAAAAGATTATTAATCAAGTTCAAAACTTTCCTAATTTACGTTATCAAATAACTAGCAGTTATAAATATATAAAACACAATCATAACTTAATAAATCTTTTGGTAATAGTATGTATATTCCAATTTTTTCATGATGTCGGTGATGCCATTTATGCTCCCATGATTTTAGCTCGTAGTAACAATAATGAATTTATTTATGCTCAAATTGCTACTTTTGCAGGATTAGGGGGGGTTTTGGGTTCATTAATAATCACTACTTGGGGGGGGTTTTCTCGTCCTTTTTTGGGTATAGTTATGGCGATGATGGGGGCTGGAATTAGTAAAATAATTTTTGGTGTGGGTAATACTGCTTTTATATGGACTGTGGCACAATTTTTTTCTTCTTTAAATTTCCCGATGTTAGGTAGTTCTCAAAAAACTGTTTGGCTCAAAAAAATTCCCGTTGATATACAAGGAAAAATTTTAGCTTTTGAGGGAATGTGTGTGTTAATTTGTTCTTTAATTGCTTATTTATTAGGTGGTTTTTTAGCGGATTATATTTTTGAACCTTTAATGATGACAAATAATATTTTTAGCCCCATTTTTGGTACAAGTAAGGGCGCTGGAATGAGTTTTTTATATGTTTTATGTGCTATGGGAATGTTTTTAGTAGGTTTATGGGGTTATAAAATTTTTTGTAAAATAGATTAG
- the bioD gene encoding dethiobiotin synthase, producing the protein MKTLFITGTDTDAGKTIVTTAWRAYYKVYHPHLSTGLMKLLQTGVQGDAEFYQHFFDDVEIPLRYDAPLAPPVAAAMENRSIDMDLIYSRLRALQSDYDLFLVEALGGLGSPITEDLTIAHVADSWALDTILVVPVKLGAIAHTVANVALARQHKINLKGIIFNCVNPCTEEQINNWTPKKMIESFTNIPVLGYFPYVDNLFDLQVLAKTFHDFIEIKSY; encoded by the coding sequence ATGAAAACTTTATTTATTACGGGTACGGATACGGATGCGGGAAAAACCATTGTAACGACGGCGTGGAGGGCTTATTATAAGGTTTATCATCCTCATTTATCAACGGGTTTGATGAAGTTATTGCAAACGGGGGTGCAGGGAGATGCGGAGTTTTATCAACATTTTTTTGATGATGTGGAGATTCCTTTGCGGTATGATGCACCCTTAGCCCCTCCTGTGGCGGCGGCCATGGAAAATCGTTCTATTGATATGGATTTAATTTATTCTCGTTTACGGGCTTTGCAGTCGGACTATGATCTGTTTTTGGTGGAGGCTTTGGGGGGTTTAGGTTCTCCCATTACTGAAGATTTAACCATTGCCCATGTGGCTGATAGTTGGGCTTTGGATACTATTTTAGTTGTCCCTGTTAAGCTAGGGGCGATCGCCCATACAGTAGCCAATGTCGCCCTAGCTAGACAACATAAAATTAATTTAAAAGGGATTATTTTTAATTGTGTTAACCCCTGTACAGAGGAACAGATTAATAATTGGACTCCCAAAAAAATGATCGAGTCTTTTACTAATATTCCAGTGTTGGGTTATTTTCCTTATGTGGACAATCTTTTTGATTTGCAGGTTTTGGCAAAAACTTTTCATGATTTCATTGAAATAAAATCTTATTAA
- a CDS encoding ribose-phosphate pyrophosphokinase gives MSHSATLTLSPMLQHQVSDNNRLRLFSGSANIGLATEVARYLGMDLGPMIRKRFADGELYVQIQESIRGCDVYLIQPCCNPVNDNLMELLIMIDACRRASARQITAVIPYYSYARADRKTAGRESISAKLVANLVTQAGANRVLAMDLHSAQIQGYFDIPLDHVYGSPVILDYLLQKELEDFVVVSPDVGGVARARAFAKKLNDAPLAIIDKRRQAHNVAEVMNVIGDVKGKNAILVDDMIDTAGTLLEGARLLKKEGAKKIYACATHAVFSGPAISRLSSDVFEEVIVTNTIPVPLDNYFPQLKVLSVANLLGETIWRIHEDSSVSIMFR, from the coding sequence GTGAGTCATTCTGCCACTTTAACACTCAGTCCCATGTTACAACATCAAGTATCCGACAATAATCGCCTTAGATTATTTTCAGGGTCAGCAAACATCGGACTAGCTACCGAAGTAGCGCGCTATCTAGGCATGGATCTAGGACCGATGATTCGGAAAAGATTTGCCGACGGAGAGCTATACGTCCAAATCCAAGAATCAATCAGGGGGTGCGACGTTTATTTAATTCAACCCTGTTGCAATCCTGTCAACGATAACTTAATGGAGTTGCTGATCATGATTGATGCCTGTCGTCGGGCATCAGCACGGCAAATTACCGCAGTTATTCCCTATTATTCCTATGCTAGGGCAGACCGTAAAACCGCAGGTAGGGAGTCTATTTCTGCTAAATTAGTCGCCAACTTAGTTACCCAAGCAGGAGCTAACCGAGTTCTTGCCATGGATTTACATTCGGCCCAGATTCAAGGATACTTTGATATTCCTCTAGATCATGTTTATGGTTCTCCTGTTATCCTCGATTATCTTCTCCAAAAAGAGCTAGAAGATTTTGTGGTGGTATCTCCCGACGTGGGGGGGGTTGCCCGGGCAAGGGCTTTCGCCAAAAAACTTAATGATGCACCCCTAGCAATTATTGACAAACGTCGTCAGGCTCATAATGTGGCTGAAGTGATGAATGTTATTGGTGATGTCAAGGGTAAAAATGCCATTTTGGTGGACGACATGATTGATACTGCGGGAACATTACTCGAAGGGGCAAGACTTCTTAAGAAAGAAGGAGCTAAGAAAATTTATGCCTGTGCAACCCATGCGGTATTTTCTGGACCTGCTATTTCTCGCTTATCTAGTGATGTTTTTGAGGAAGTAATCGTAACTAATACAATTCCCGTACCTTTAGATAACTATTT